The sequence acgccggataacctacgccacgtgggacctcaACATTATATCataaatctccccatacgccggtacaaccaacgccacgtatggggcctgtcgacacgccggataacctacgccacgtgcgacctcaacacaatatcacaatatccccctcatacgccggtacaaccaacgccacgtatggggtctgtctcaacgccggataacctacgccacgtgagacctgactttcacttggtggtgcttgtagtgaatccaaaatccggggaggtacttaaggtagtgcgtataacactccaaactgacattgtagactcttttgtacccttgtacaaacatatataattttaattatataaacaaatattctaatattgcgtaaaccccaacaatagtctagcaccagataatccctctgggaaggtgagattactccgggagactcacggtcaaccaagggtcaaactaccctaaccctggtcaaacgggcccacggggaccacgacctccaaactctaatccgaaagttcctatgggttttataaggtataggacacttgtcttgcaagtttggttcagatcggacggtcggatcgctcacgatcacacgatctaacggttaatataaaacataaactttaaattattaaatcggaacatccggggctccgattcacaatccgtgaattcctacacaatcctagaattacctagattaacatatattaaatttgggaccatccgacggtcccaccctatcgaacccggataacgctcAATATGCGATcgtccgttcgatagtcaaacgacgtccgaattgaaatccgcgaaatcctacgcgctcgtgacaactaggAGATCGCATTGGGACAATAATGCCCCTATGCTACAgtacccacgcgctgccacacgcgcgggcagcgtgtgggtgtccaaagcgataaaggttcgccggaaaatctcaacatcTCGGGCCAAGActtctaccctaggtataacaccatatttggagccacttttgttcttgggcttaccccaaaaactgaccggaagtggccggaatcggagacccaaaaccggccaaaacctaagTTGGAAATCAGTTAATCTACgctcaaaattaacgaaatcctacccaaccatcagctagagcatgaaaaataggtagaaaaccataccttactcgtccaatttggtggagaaatgagagagaacgaagGGTCGaaagttttgtaaaatctgtcCAAACCGCTGCCTTTCGTGGCTGATTCCAGCGACCACGGTGGCGGATCGAGGCGGCGCTGGGGTGGAATGGAAAGTATGGAGTGTGGTGGTTCCaacgggaccggtgccacccCAAGTGGCTgcgtgtggtggcggtggcgacGACGAGAAGTCGCTGTCGTCGCAAGGGAGGGGGAGggattttctgggttttttcgcaggagagagagagagagagagagagagagagagagagaaaatctggttttaaaaaaacaacttcgaaatatttacggttttgccattgtcgatgttttgatcgtaacttcttcgttacaactccgaatcgagcccactacgtgtctacggactcaacTCAATACAACATTCTAAGACCCAAAACTATCTTACTTGATGGGGACGCAATGAGTTGAGAAGATGATGCAAGTTCTTGAAGATAAGAGATATATCTTCCACTCTCCTCGCGTACTGTGATGGTCTCTCTACAAGAATATCAGCCAGCTCCAAAATGTGCAGCTGCAATTCTCTGTTAAGTGACCTCAGTTCCTTCTTAAAATCTAAGAAGGATCACAATTTTTGTCAAAGAAGCATAAAACATTTTAGAGGCGAAAAACAAACACATGCATAtgcacaatatatatatatatatgtaaagaAGACACTAGAATAAACAGACATACACGCATGTGCACATGTAGTTcttatttgtttcttgttagttattatcaataaaatcatgCTCTGCAAACCAGATGATACATACCCCCTAACACTCTTCACCTTTCTAGAGAGGACATTTGTATTGCACTAAAGAAGGCTCATTAAGGGATCATATTTTAGTCGTAATGTCGGATCTATCATGCATGACAACATTTTCTAGTATGGATTGGATATATGCCATAGCCTAGAAAACTATGGCAATCAATCAGAAATGTGGAGTAACTGTAACCAAGAAAGTTGTAGATAACTGTAACGAAGAGAACATTTCTCAGTCTAGTAACCGTGTTCTAACTTAGCAAAGAAAATCTCTCTTTTGCTAACATCTttccaaagaaaattatagtTAACTAGTTtataaaaatgataaataataataagataaTTCAACCAATGCTAAGAAGAAACTGCAATAGATGATGATTGCAACAGTGCTTGAAGCAAGAAAAAGTTCACATTAATTCCTAAATTTCAAAAGCAGTAATTTCACATGACaatacaaataattaaaactagAACGGAGGGAGGCATACCAATGTTTGGGCCTTTTGGATACAGTTGATGCACTCCCTGATCTTCCAAGCTCGGAAGAATGTCATCAgtctatataaaataagataaaactAATTAAGAAGAGATTacaaggaaaacaaagaaatcatACATTGATAACATCAACACAGTAGATTATAGAATTACACATATTTTCCAAACTCAACATTCAAAGCCAACAACTTTAAAGGTCATATATGACATTCTTGGCTAAAGCAACTGCTATAAAGGAGAGATGGCATTCTTCAAACAGTAAATTCAACAAACTTTACTTTTCACAAAAACTTCTAGCATCTAGTCATTAGTGACAAAAGCAATTTtcagaaatcaaattacacagtttatataaattttgacAGGAAGAATGCAAAGAATGAGAAAAGCTCATAGTGTAATTGTCACCATAACAAATGCATGTCCCTTAAATCGGAGAGGGCGGCTCCGGAGCTGATTTGGGATCTTGCAAGTAATCTTTGTAGAGCTTATAATacagtggtggtggtggatatGTCGCTGTAGCCATTGCCAGCACCTTCTGGCCAAACCTAAATCAACCAAGTTTAAAGAAAACAATCATGCCAAGCGCAGCTCTCCAAatcaaacagaaaacaaactgaaataaCCTAATAGAAATATTAAGAAATCACCCAATTATGTACATAGAAACACTGAATTTAAACCTAGAAACACAGTCTCCTTTGCATCACGACACTGACACCTAAAGCGAACACACAGCCACACAATTGTTTAAACCAAACCATAAACCTGCAATTTCCTTTTAACAGAGACAAAGTACCCACACCTCCATCTGCATCTCCACCACTCTATCACCCAAACCACAATCAAATGCATtctaccaaaccaaaaatcaaGCCCATTTAAAAATGccataaacaaaacattcTCAAAAGATTACAGGGAACCCAAAACCATCCCATAAATCCATATgcaaaatttgattataaGCATGTAGATTCCAGAAGTCGTTTTTGACAATTACCCATCCATAAACAACGTCCCTTCCTTTGCTTTGATTTGAACAATTAAATCAGAATATTGTGGAATTAATTCTTGTAGAAATCACAAAGCCTAGAGCTTAAAATCTCATCAAAAAATATAGATAGTTGGGACTTACCCAGACAAAGGTGAACGAAGCCCAAACGTTTTGTGACAAAATGAAGAGTTTGATTTTTGTGAAGAGTGCCTGCGAACGAGTGAGAGTGGGTGTGAGTTATTACCTAGttcatagaaacccataaaccCTCAACCCtagagaaacccctaaaccaatttcatagaaatccataaaccctaaaccagtTTCTGAGcaacccctaaaccaatttcgaaGAAACCCCTAAATCAATTTCTTACAAATCCATACACCATAaaccaaattcacaaaaaccccaaatttcaaagaaaaggaagatgaacaGTACCTCGTGGATGTCAACTGTGGAGTTAAGCTTGGATGAACAGCCCCTGCTGAGGGAGAAAGACAATTGTgtcggagagagagagagagagttacacGAGGGAGAGAGctgagagacagagagacgggctgaagagagagatggagccaagagagttgagagagaaccCAATTTCTGAAAAACTGATATAGGTACAATCAGTCCACAataaatatgtatttatatgtgatagttgtaaaaaaaattgggaaggggtggtatttttagttaaaattatgaaaatggtGGCATTTTAAGCTATTTCCCTCTTTTTTAACACTTCCACAACATAAAGTTGTGAATATAAAACAGGAGGGCCGTGTTTGGTAATTAGGATTGAATTAAATTAGGAGATAATATTGGAATTTTATTGGACTGGAAATAATAAGTAATCTTTATTAATTGGCACTAGTGTTTGGATTTTGTGTCTGGACTCCCGGTCttatgtaccttttttttagaATAAGTTATCTTATAAAACTGCATGTAATTAAATTATGGTGAGCTTATCTTTTGTCCTATATATtatacagtccccttctattgagggatccctcaaataattttatttgagggatgcCCTTTAAGGtaccctacaatttttttcccaatgatccaaaccatctattttttaagtcttcattcatagatcatccttacaaaaaattagacaaatcagaaaccgtttcgacatccaattgtgtcttacaaaatcaatgaatacgGTGCTTTaagaaaatgctaaaatttcaataacctAATTGAGTGGttaaatgatatcggattcaagtgattttttgtagagatgatctttgaatgagtatctacaaaatagatggtttggattagtgaaatacaatccggaATAGGGCCTACaaggggtgtccctcaaataagttatctgagggatccctcaatggaagctctctgtatatatatatatatatatatatatatatatatatatatatatatagtcccctttattgagggatccttcaaataattttatttgagggacgccaTTTAAGGTACCCTACAATTTGTttcccaatgatccaaaccatctattttttaggtcttcattcatagatcatccttacaaaaaattagacaaatcggaaaccgtttcaACATTCAATTGTGTCTTATAAAATCAAttaacacggtgcttcaagaaaatgctaaaatttcaataacttaattgagtggtcaaatgatatcggattcaagtgatttttttgtagagatgagctttgaatgagtatcta comes from Prunus dulcis chromosome 6, ALMONDv2, whole genome shotgun sequence and encodes:
- the LOC117630259 gene encoding mediator of RNA polymerase II transcription subunit 7b-like, which codes for MTDDILPSLEDQGVHQLYPKGPNIDFKKELRSLNRELQLHILELADILVERPSQYARRVEDISLIFKNLHHLLNSLRPHQARATLIHILELQIQRRKQAVEDIKSYAFNNY